A region of Lagenorhynchus albirostris chromosome 20, mLagAlb1.1, whole genome shotgun sequence DNA encodes the following proteins:
- the CYGB gene encoding cytoglobin isoform X2 — protein MALEGKRSPWRSGRGPADTGEGGVGPPCGRGPACRGIFNPWFFVNFPSAKQYFSQFKHMEEPLEMERSLQLRKHACRVMGALNTVVENLHDPEKVSSVLALVGKAHALKHKVEPVYFKILSGVILEVIAEEFANDFPPETQRAWAKLRGLIYSHVTAAYKEVGWVQQVPNATTPPATLPSSGP, from the exons ATGGCCTTGGAGGGAAAGCGGTCGCCCTGGCGCTCAGGGAGAGGCCCAGCTGACacgggggaagggggggtgggtcCACCATGTGGAAGGGGCCCAGCATGCCGAGGAATCTTTAACCCATG GTTCTTTGTGAACTTCCCGTCGGCCAAGCAGTACTTCAGCCAGTTCAAGCACATGGAGGAGCCCCTGGAAATGGAGCGGAGCCTGCAGCTGCGGAAGCACGCCTGCCGGGTCATGGGGGCCCTCAACACCGTGGTGGAGAATCTGCACGACCCCGAGAAGGTGTCCTCTGTGCTTGCCCTCGTGGGCAAAGCCCACGCCCTCAAGCACAAGGTGGAGCCTGTGTACTTCAAG ATCCTCTCTGGGGTCATCCTGGAGGTGATTGCCGAGGAATTTGCCAATGACTTCCCACCTGAGACGCAGAGAGCCTGGGCCAAGCTTCGCGGCCTCATCTACAGCCACGTGACCGCTGCCTACAAGGAAGTGGGCTGGGTACAGCAGGTCCCCAACGCCACCAC CCCGCCGGCCACGCTGCCCTCTTCGGGGCCATAG